CAGTAGAATTGCATGCAATTCTTCGCGCAAGCGGTCATCACCGCCACATGCTTGTTTTAGGAATGAAGGCCAATCTTCAGGATTGTGATCCAGTGCGGCTTCTAGCAACTTGTCAATTTGATGCCATTGCTCCGGAGTCATGATTAGCCTCCGATTTCAATTGGTGGTAAAGGATTCCGCAACGAACGATCATTCTCTTCCACTAGGCGCAAATAAGCTTCATGAACAAGTGCTGTAGTTTGCAATAGGTGACCTGGGCTCTCCCGCCAATTTACGTTGCGCCAGGCCATTAGCAAATGCGTTATTTCGGTCGACTCCGCACGCACCGTGGTTTCCTGAGTTTCAGTATACCACCCGGTATCTGTTGATACCGATTTCAAGCGAATTGTCGCTAGTGATGAATAGCATGATCGGACAAACGATCTTGCATTTCAGTATTCGAGAAAAACTTGGAGCAGGCGGAATGGGGGAAGTCTACCTGGCAGAAGATTCCATATTGAACCGCCAGGTCGCAAGAAAAGTCATAGCGAAAAGAATAGAAGCGCCTTCGGTATTCTTTGATTAAGGCGCCATATTCCGAATTGAGATTCAGGCAGTGAGCTGGTTGATGATGCGGCGACGAGTCTCTTGTACAGGTTCGATGGCTTCAGTATTGGCAAAGTTCAAAGCTTCGCGAGTTAGAATCGCAAGCAAGCGAGCGCGGTTTACTACTGGATGCTTTTTGTCAGTATCGAGTTTGATCGCTTGTTCAAAATCGAGTGCCGCTTCCACAATCTTTCCTTGATTGAGATGCACTTCTCCGCGGTTTGTCAGCGCTACCGCCA
This region of bacterium genomic DNA includes:
- a CDS encoding tetratricopeptide repeat protein; its protein translation is MAVALTNRGEVHLNQGKIVEAALDFEQAIKLDTDKKHPVVNRARLLAILTREALNFANTEAIEPVQETRRRIINQLTA